One genomic segment of Belonocnema kinseyi isolate 2016_QV_RU_SX_M_011 chromosome 2, B_treatae_v1, whole genome shotgun sequence includes these proteins:
- the LOC117182883 gene encoding histone-lysine N-methyltransferase PRDM16-like, with the protein MLRGGYATRASEDRVKLAMEAISNGMSLRKAQERRKYNPSNWTIPTLPSLSREIQQRRLRSTNFDLVANPSFKHFMKPGVKKYPCYDCGNSFGLRATLMRHKNFECDKVLIKGMNKAPDDKPSIKKRYNAFTAHRTGQSQPYPQRQEIYICGDYVQCNHPWTKLPTIVYRTRKSDQRRLIQYEDGSRSENIKNSGYKEDFCCPDCGKQYACRDTLRRHNRYECAGERHFSCHIFSDISCENSNEGFDDEGSPIDLERIEDICQQRQSSSSWFPEPDKPYICASYTLVWNMQHLANSQQLAKYNQLALGSTNAANYKFDKVGMMPAQWMSSHIMQKRHICMFCRKAYPLKSLLSRHIQYGCKMNPKCSHFTCSYCPYKSLYKANMERHIKNVHDAGGLKFKCDLCNFRSSYAFCVRRHMKTFHRVIMADIPDQ; encoded by the exons ATGCTTCGAGGAGGATACGCGACGAGAGCATCTGAAGATAGAGTCAAACTTGCGATGGAAGCTATTTCAAATGGAATGTCTTTGAGGAAAGCACAAGAAc GTCGCAAGTACAACCCTTCGAATTGGACCATACCAACATTGCCAAGTTTATCCAGGGAAATACAACAGAGAAGACTTCGTTCGACAAATTTTGACTTGGTGGCGAATCCTTCCTTCAAGCATTTTATGAAACCGGGTGTAAAAAAATATCCTTGTTACGATTGTGGTAATTCCTTTGGCCTAAGGGCTACCCTTATGCGGCACAAAAATTTCGAATGTGACAAAGTTCTTATTAAAGGGATGAACAAGGCGCCTGATGATAAACCTTCAATAAAGAAGAGATAC aacGCATTTACAGCTCATCGAACTGGACAGTCCCAACCTTACCCTCAACGTCAAGAGATTTACATCTGCGGCGATTACGTTCAAT gtaatCATCCTTGGACTAAGCTGCCAACGATCGTTTATCGAACAAGAAAGAGCGACCAGCGGAGATTGATTCAATACGAAGATGGATCGcgttcagaaaatattaaaaattctggaTATAAGGAGGATTTCTGTTGTCCTGATTGTGGGAAACAATATGCATGTCGAGATACTCTGCGAAGGCATAATCGATATGAATGTGCAGGGGAGAGACATTTTTCTTGTCACATAT TTTCAGACATCAGCTGCGAAAATTCGAATGAAGGATTCGATGACGAGGGAAGTCCAATCGATCTTGAACGGATTGAAGACATTTGTCAACAACGACAATCTTCTAGCTCGTGGTTCCCTGAGCCAGATAAGCCTTATATTTGCGCAAGTT ATACTCTCGTGTGGAACATGCAGCATTTAGCCAACAGCCAACAACTGGCAAAATACAATCAATTGGCGCTTGGTAGTACCAATGCTGCTAACTATAAATTTGATAAAGTTGGAATGATGCCAGCTCAGTGGATGTCTTCTCATATTATGCAAAAGCGACACATTTGCATGTTTTGCAGAAAAGCCTATCCGTTGAAGTCTCTGCTGAGTCGACACATACAATATGGTTGCAAAATGAATCCAAAATGCTCTCATTTTACTTGTAGCTACTGCCCATACAAAAGTTTGTACAAGGCAAATATGGAACgtcatataaaaaatgtacacGATGCTGGTGGATTGAAGTTCAAGTGTGATTTGTGCAACTTCCGGAGTAGTTACGCATTTTGTGTTCGGAGACATATGAAAACCTTCCATCGCGTGATTATGGCTGATATTCCAGATCAGTAA
- the LOC117167178 gene encoding zinc finger X-chromosomal protein-like, translating into MFIRPCIRSSNFDGRSTNIFDVPLFPIMRPRMHVCPRCGQMYSWASNLRKHLKIGCGSVTCETHFSCKYCPFRSRIEATFLKHLISVHNIK; encoded by the exons ATGTTTATTAGGCCGTGTATACGTTCATCGAATTTCGATGGTCGTAGCACAAACATTTTCG ATGTTCCATTGTTTCCAATTATGAGGCCTCGGATGCATGTTTGTCCAAGATGCGGGCAAATGTACTCGTGGGcttcaaatcttcgaaaacaTCTGAAAATTGGTTGTGGATCGGTTACCTGCGAGACGCACTTCTCGTGTAAATATTGTCCATTCAGATCAAGGATCGAAGCAACTTTTCTGAAGCATTTAATTTCGGTGCACAATATCAAATaa